A window of the Tunturibacter empetritectus genome harbors these coding sequences:
- a CDS encoding VirB3 family type IV secretion system protein, whose protein sequence is MAEGGSQRDARRNRVFKAMNRPLTVLGAERRLFFVALITGGAIFSMLHSLVGGIGLFIVGVIIAQVATKHDVEILRILFNSAKFHRRYDSMKWESTAISVRTRNVQN, encoded by the coding sequence ATGGCAGAGGGCGGTTCACAACGCGACGCACGTAGAAATAGGGTCTTCAAGGCGATGAACCGCCCGCTGACCGTGTTAGGCGCAGAACGGCGACTTTTCTTTGTTGCGCTGATTACAGGCGGCGCGATCTTCTCCATGCTGCACTCGCTGGTCGGTGGCATAGGCCTGTTCATCGTTGGGGTCATCATTGCGCAAGTCGCCACGAAGCACGACGTAGAGATCCTTCGCATCCTCTTCAACTCCGCAAAGTTCCACAGGCGCTACGACTCCATGAAGTGGGAGTCCACCGCAATCAGCGTCAGGACACGCAATGTTCAGAATTGA
- a CDS encoding type IV secretion system protein, with protein sequence MQDNSFTFLGQAISQLLSSNSAALQAAGLDMFRGLAVILIAWFGIKSALSASQGHGGFHFGKFADLILLISFGLGMLTYYSTPIPGVGFSFSDLITKETLNISGQIESDTTQQIATTVTTAEQQLGAPPGNFNILEDLVYLILAILLAAMQAVSFAVISYGYVAAAVCVLIGPVFIPWFIVPKMDWLFWGWFKAFIGFSFYQVIASAFIFVFSKVLTSMFQVIGTISISNALMELPALFITLFVCIYGLVKIPELTGAILSGRSGTWVNPMGR encoded by the coding sequence ATGCAGGATAATTCGTTTACCTTTCTCGGCCAGGCCATCAGTCAGCTTCTGTCGTCAAACAGCGCTGCATTGCAGGCTGCGGGACTTGATATGTTCCGTGGTCTAGCCGTTATTCTTATCGCCTGGTTCGGGATCAAATCCGCCCTGTCCGCCTCGCAGGGACACGGCGGATTTCATTTCGGCAAGTTTGCCGACCTGATCCTGTTGATCTCATTTGGCCTGGGAATGCTGACATACTATTCGACGCCGATCCCGGGTGTCGGCTTTAGCTTCAGCGACCTGATCACCAAAGAAACCCTGAACATCTCCGGCCAGATCGAGTCCGATACCACACAGCAGATCGCAACCACCGTCACCACAGCCGAGCAGCAGCTTGGAGCGCCTCCGGGTAACTTCAACATCCTCGAAGATCTGGTGTACCTGATACTTGCCATTCTTTTGGCGGCGATGCAGGCCGTATCCTTCGCAGTCATCTCCTATGGCTACGTCGCCGCCGCCGTATGCGTGCTGATAGGTCCGGTCTTTATCCCGTGGTTCATCGTGCCCAAGATGGACTGGCTCTTCTGGGGATGGTTTAAAGCCTTTATCGGCTTCAGCTTCTATCAGGTCATTGCCTCCGCGTTCATCTTCGTCTTTTCAAAGGTGCTGACCTCTATGTTCCAGGTCATCGGAACCATCAGCATCTCGAATGCACTGATGGAGCTACCCGCGCTGTTCATCACTCTTTTTGTCTGCATCTATGGACTGGTCAAAATCCCAGAGCTGACCGGCGCGATCCTCAGCGGACGCAGCGGCACCTGGGTTAACCCAATGGGAAGGTAA
- a CDS encoding VirB8/TrbF family protein, which produces MTATNNTLRTTDAGHKFLELYAEPVVTNTYLKVALLVLSVVTLASLALLYRAETAALRLKPLVIAVSEAGRGQVSSYADFSKVPVDRVSKYYLARWTELYYGRNHATLQRDFTESLNFFSNDLQGATLLRVTKAKTLETFLLDPSTSTVDIEIKAVVLEDLREAPYRAHIEFEKVFRSLGDQDEQRRECWTANVVYSFRDEVPNKMLLTNPLGLVISYVHEDQAFGS; this is translated from the coding sequence ATGACAGCTACGAATAACACGCTTAGAACCACCGATGCCGGACACAAGTTCCTGGAGTTGTACGCCGAGCCCGTCGTCACCAACACCTATCTGAAGGTGGCACTGCTCGTACTCTCCGTCGTTACGCTCGCTTCGCTTGCGCTTCTGTATCGCGCCGAAACCGCCGCCTTGCGGCTGAAGCCGCTAGTCATCGCGGTCTCGGAAGCCGGACGCGGGCAGGTGTCGAGCTACGCCGACTTCTCCAAAGTCCCGGTCGATCGCGTAAGCAAGTATTACCTCGCCCGCTGGACGGAGCTTTATTACGGTCGCAATCACGCTACTCTCCAGCGTGACTTCACCGAGTCGCTCAACTTCTTCTCGAACGACTTGCAGGGCGCTACGCTCCTGCGCGTCACCAAAGCAAAGACACTCGAAACCTTTCTTCTCGATCCGAGCACGTCGACCGTCGATATAGAAATCAAGGCCGTCGTTCTTGAAGACCTGCGAGAGGCACCCTATCGCGCCCATATCGAATTCGAGAAAGTGTTCCGTTCGCTTGGTGATCAGGACGAACAACGACGCGAATGCTGGACTGCGAATGTCGTCTACAGCTTCCGTGATGAAGTGCCAAACAAGATGTTACTCACCAATCCTCTCGGCCTGGTCATCAGCTATGTCCATGAGGATCAGGCATTCGGGAGCTAA
- a CDS encoding TrbI/VirB10 family protein produces the protein MPEEKQIPEVSEVQAAAPQTKVPPALRDKRALPEGVVPKQAQGYVVAGLAVLILLAVMFSKNHAKTTPVSLPSVTPFSSDANARKIAELEQNLTAEQRQSQQQTQQQKTSAAGTTAGIQAPTQAGGPASPAAQSVTPAATEPPRDPIADAEKAMAFKARFASNLVSADIGASRPSASPEDSADAIARPESDSVTPAAHSANSPSQASASQTAANKRAPEVSLNSAHGQPFAIFEGTTIDTVLVDRLDGEFAGSFKVMVTNPVYSEDRQHVVIPEGTFILGNTQKVSSFGQKRLALTFHRMLMPDKYSVDLDVFKGLDQAGETGVKGKVNNHYLEVFGTSIALGVIAGAAESTTNSGYNQSGSDAYRQGIASSLSQSSANVLDRFINVLPTHTIFEGHRIKVYIIQDMLLPAYENHDMPAVF, from the coding sequence GTGCCAGAAGAAAAACAGATCCCCGAAGTATCCGAGGTGCAGGCTGCTGCACCTCAGACAAAAGTCCCTCCGGCCCTGCGCGACAAGCGCGCTTTGCCGGAGGGTGTCGTCCCCAAACAGGCGCAGGGCTACGTCGTTGCAGGACTCGCCGTGCTCATTCTGCTCGCGGTCATGTTCTCGAAGAACCACGCGAAGACCACGCCTGTCTCTTTGCCGAGCGTCACGCCGTTTTCAAGCGATGCGAACGCACGCAAGATCGCAGAGTTGGAGCAGAACCTCACTGCGGAGCAGCGACAAAGCCAGCAGCAGACCCAGCAGCAGAAAACGTCTGCTGCCGGCACGACTGCAGGCATCCAGGCTCCGACACAGGCGGGTGGCCCGGCGTCTCCTGCTGCGCAGTCGGTAACGCCTGCGGCCACGGAGCCTCCCCGCGATCCCATAGCGGACGCGGAGAAGGCGATGGCCTTCAAGGCAAGATTCGCGTCGAACCTCGTCTCCGCCGATATCGGCGCTTCGCGCCCATCGGCGTCTCCTGAAGACTCCGCTGACGCGATCGCCCGCCCGGAGTCCGACTCGGTCACGCCTGCGGCTCATTCTGCGAACTCGCCATCGCAGGCTTCTGCTTCGCAGACCGCGGCGAATAAACGTGCGCCGGAGGTGAGCCTCAACTCAGCACACGGCCAGCCTTTTGCGATCTTCGAGGGCACCACGATCGACACCGTTCTGGTGGACAGACTCGACGGAGAGTTCGCGGGGAGCTTCAAGGTCATGGTCACCAATCCCGTCTACAGCGAAGACCGTCAGCATGTGGTCATCCCCGAGGGAACCTTCATTCTCGGAAATACCCAGAAGGTGTCGAGCTTCGGCCAAAAGCGCCTGGCTCTCACCTTCCACCGGATGCTTATGCCGGACAAATACTCCGTCGATCTCGATGTGTTCAAAGGTCTCGATCAGGCCGGGGAGACAGGTGTCAAAGGCAAAGTCAACAACCACTATCTCGAAGTTTTCGGAACATCCATTGCTCTCGGCGTCATCGCCGGCGCCGCTGAGTCCACGACGAACAGCGGCTATAACCAGAGCGGCTCGGACGCCTACCGCCAGGGCATAGCGTCCAGCCTTTCACAGTCGAGCGCGAACGTGCTCGACCGCTTCATCAACGTCCTGCCCACGCACACGATCTTCGAGGGGCACCGCATCAAGGTCTACATCATCCAGGACATGCTGCTGCCCGCTTACGAAAACCACGACATGCCGGCGGTGTTCTGA
- a CDS encoding VirB4 family type IV secretion system protein, with protein sequence MFRIENITKDWMEAGSFAAQLNLYGFWDEHSFLTKTGDLGVVLKVGGIDYESLDHAGRDYAVKRLEAALRSLDDKTRLYQILFKHNRPEISYAEYDDPLVRAAAEQRAAFLQSKSDRLYSIEIYWIVMVDGSYAKTSFLHALAQLPKQPSSSLRELRALFSGNKERTLLSEQIERDRLRLQQKVQSLSGQLNDLMKIELSGAETTFRLVRRLVNFRPSKIDDAPLRGSRHLDRQACDSELEAHRGYLRLDDCFVRVLTLKEMPSETRPLQLRSLLDIPANFHVVTEWHPVDNAKARKEIASRRRHHHNSKTSFVSNLQDRQNAGPKDELVDDSKEAAVAELGSALTAIGMEGKNFGEFTFSVVIYDEDRLKVEHAVAEFQKLFTQHDGLLYEERYNLLNAFFATVPGNKQFNLRKQWALNSNYADLSFLFTINTGSPWNGHLDREYLSLLESTHGTPYYLNLHAGDVAHTLLLGATGAGKSFTLGFIIQSLQKYAPLTFIFDVGGSYEALTRTFGGTCLNVGLKTPGFSINPFSLAPTYENLNFLYLFMRVLIEGQGKYTLTGDDEKSLFATIERAYKLPREIRTLSNFASILGPLGERLQRWLGKGQFGYLFDNAEDTLTFARFQTFNFDGWSDYPDILEPLLFYVLQRASSEIEKATNAAIFKVFLADEASIFLKNAIIRDWVVRAARTWRKKNAAMILATQSVVELADAGVLNIINESCPTKIFLANPNIDRKLYAEVFQLNDTQLELFESLVPKRELLLIQPRGTKKLVLEVDALGYWMATNNARDNVRKQDYFARFGPEQGLIRLAQDYPNPLSS encoded by the coding sequence ATGTTCAGAATTGAAAACATCACGAAAGATTGGATGGAAGCAGGCTCCTTCGCCGCACAACTCAACCTGTACGGCTTCTGGGACGAACACAGCTTCCTGACGAAGACAGGCGACCTGGGCGTCGTACTCAAAGTCGGTGGGATCGACTACGAGAGTCTCGATCATGCTGGACGCGACTACGCGGTGAAGCGGCTCGAAGCCGCTCTGCGGTCTCTCGACGACAAGACGCGCCTCTACCAGATCCTGTTCAAACACAATCGGCCGGAGATCTCTTATGCCGAGTACGACGACCCACTCGTCCGCGCCGCCGCAGAACAACGCGCTGCGTTTCTCCAGTCGAAATCCGATCGGCTCTATTCCATCGAGATCTACTGGATCGTCATGGTGGACGGCAGCTATGCAAAGACGAGCTTCCTCCATGCGCTGGCGCAACTACCGAAACAGCCGAGTTCGTCGCTGCGCGAACTGCGCGCTCTGTTCTCAGGCAACAAAGAGCGCACCCTGCTCTCTGAGCAGATCGAACGCGACCGTTTGCGCCTGCAGCAAAAAGTTCAGAGTTTGAGTGGACAGCTTAACGATCTGATGAAGATCGAGCTGTCAGGGGCGGAGACGACCTTCCGGCTTGTCCGGCGTCTCGTCAACTTCCGCCCCTCCAAAATCGATGACGCTCCGCTTCGCGGCTCGCGTCATCTCGACCGGCAGGCATGCGACTCGGAGTTAGAGGCGCACCGTGGCTATCTGCGTCTTGACGACTGCTTCGTCCGCGTCCTCACGCTGAAGGAGATGCCCAGCGAGACGCGGCCACTGCAGTTGCGTAGTCTGCTCGACATTCCAGCCAACTTCCATGTCGTCACCGAATGGCATCCGGTAGACAACGCGAAGGCGCGCAAGGAGATCGCTTCGCGTCGCCGCCATCACCACAACTCCAAGACCAGCTTTGTCTCGAACCTCCAGGACCGGCAGAACGCCGGACCGAAGGACGAGTTGGTCGATGACTCGAAGGAAGCGGCGGTCGCCGAGCTGGGCTCGGCCCTGACGGCCATTGGTATGGAAGGCAAGAACTTCGGCGAGTTCACGTTCTCCGTCGTGATTTACGACGAGGACCGCCTGAAGGTCGAACATGCCGTCGCCGAGTTTCAGAAGTTATTCACACAGCACGATGGGTTGCTATACGAGGAACGTTACAACCTTCTCAATGCGTTCTTCGCTACTGTGCCGGGAAATAAACAGTTCAATCTCCGGAAGCAGTGGGCGCTCAACTCCAACTATGCCGATCTATCCTTCCTCTTCACGATCAATACCGGATCGCCGTGGAACGGGCATCTCGATCGCGAGTATCTCTCTCTCCTTGAATCGACGCATGGAACACCGTACTACCTGAACCTCCATGCGGGAGATGTTGCCCACACCCTATTGCTCGGCGCAACGGGCGCGGGCAAATCCTTCACCCTGGGGTTCATCATTCAATCACTGCAGAAGTATGCCCCGCTGACCTTTATCTTCGATGTCGGTGGCAGCTACGAGGCTTTGACGCGGACTTTCGGAGGCACCTGCCTGAACGTCGGACTCAAGACTCCCGGCTTCAGTATTAATCCTTTCTCGCTCGCACCCACATACGAGAACCTGAACTTTCTCTACCTATTCATGAGGGTTTTGATCGAAGGCCAGGGGAAGTACACGTTGACAGGCGACGATGAAAAATCGCTCTTCGCCACGATCGAGCGTGCTTATAAACTCCCGCGCGAGATACGGACCCTATCCAACTTCGCCTCCATCCTCGGGCCTCTGGGTGAGCGGCTGCAACGATGGCTAGGTAAAGGTCAGTTCGGCTACCTCTTCGACAACGCCGAGGACACCCTGACCTTCGCCCGCTTCCAGACTTTCAACTTCGATGGCTGGTCGGACTATCCCGACATCCTGGAGCCGCTGCTCTTTTACGTGCTCCAAAGGGCCTCATCGGAGATTGAAAAGGCGACGAATGCCGCAATCTTCAAAGTGTTTCTCGCCGACGAAGCCTCGATCTTCCTGAAGAACGCAATCATCCGCGATTGGGTGGTGCGGGCAGCACGGACGTGGCGTAAGAAAAATGCCGCCATGATTCTGGCGACGCAGTCGGTCGTGGAGTTAGCCGATGCGGGCGTTCTCAACATCATCAACGAGTCCTGTCCCACCAAGATCTTTCTGGCCAATCCAAACATCGATCGCAAACTCTATGCCGAGGTCTTCCAGCTCAATGACACGCAGCTTGAGCTGTTCGAGTCGCTTGTACCCAAGCGCGAGCTGCTGTTAATACAGCCGCGCGGTACGAAGAAGCTGGTCCTCGAAGTCGATGCGCTCGGGTATTGGATGGCTACCAACAACGCTCGCGACAACGTTCGCAAACAGGATTATTTTGCCCGCTTTGGGCCGGAGCAAGGCTTGATCCGGCTCGCCCAGGACTACCCGAACCCGCTCAGCTCATAA
- a CDS encoding DNA methyltransferase, translating into MATTTVATAQQSNFNNQILYGNCIEVMRQMLANSVDFILTDPPYLVNYRDRSGRTIQNDVDESWLKPAMAEAYRVLKQDRVAVVFYGWTKIDAFFEAWRSAGFHPVGHIVFRKSYSSKSRFLRYQHEQAFLLAKGRPPLPKQPLGDVMDMPYSGNKLHPTQKPVSALAQLIRSFSIPGENVLDPFAGSGSTCAASLLTGREYIGVEMDDVYFQQASERLKRVHQRVAVRRSSGSGIPTRV; encoded by the coding sequence ATGGCAACCACGACCGTAGCAACCGCACAGCAGAGCAACTTCAACAACCAGATCCTTTACGGCAACTGCATCGAAGTCATGCGTCAGATGCTCGCGAATAGCGTCGATTTCATACTAACCGATCCACCGTATCTCGTGAACTACCGTGATCGCAGTGGACGCACGATTCAGAACGACGTCGATGAGAGCTGGCTCAAACCCGCGATGGCAGAAGCGTATCGTGTACTAAAGCAGGACCGCGTCGCCGTCGTGTTCTACGGGTGGACGAAGATCGATGCGTTCTTCGAAGCTTGGCGCAGCGCAGGTTTCCACCCTGTCGGACACATCGTATTTCGCAAGAGCTATAGCTCGAAGAGCAGGTTCCTCCGCTATCAGCACGAGCAGGCATTCCTACTAGCGAAGGGCAGGCCGCCACTCCCGAAGCAGCCGCTCGGCGATGTGATGGATATGCCCTACAGCGGCAACAAGCTTCATCCCACGCAGAAGCCGGTATCAGCACTCGCACAACTGATCCGCAGTTTCTCCATTCCAGGAGAGAACGTCCTTGATCCCTTCGCTGGAAGCGGAAGCACCTGCGCCGCATCGCTCCTTACGGGTCGTGAGTACATCGGCGTGGAGATGGATGACGTGTACTTCCAGCAGGCCAGCGAACGCTTAAAGAGAGTCCACCAGAGGGTCGCCGTAAGACGATCTTCTGGTTCGGGCATTCCTACGCGAGTGTGA
- a CDS encoding single-stranded DNA-binding protein → MALYENKITLKGFLGKDAENFATKQQKTFTVLSLATKSGYKDKQIEQWVNHTEWHRIVTFGKPADHAKNLKKGDYVEIEGELRSTEFDAEVGEGKKKTTFKRRGWEIRASLVKKLAQPESSRGENLDAEPVTEDDAA, encoded by the coding sequence ATGGCACTCTACGAAAACAAGATCACTCTGAAGGGCTTCCTCGGCAAGGACGCCGAGAACTTCGCAACCAAACAGCAGAAGACCTTCACCGTCCTCTCACTTGCCACCAAGTCCGGCTACAAGGACAAGCAGATCGAGCAATGGGTCAACCACACCGAATGGCACCGCATCGTCACCTTCGGCAAGCCCGCCGACCACGCGAAGAACCTGAAGAAGGGCGACTACGTCGAGATCGAGGGCGAGCTCCGCAGCACCGAGTTTGACGCCGAGGTCGGTGAGGGCAAGAAGAAGACCACGTTCAAGCGTCGTGGTTGGGAGATACGCGCCAGCCTCGTCAAGAAGCTGGCGCAGCCCGAGAGCTCACGTGGAGAGAACCTCGACGCCGAGCCGGTCACGGAGGACGACGCGGCTTAG
- a CDS encoding TrbC/VirB2 family protein, which translates to MQPSLPTKRLHFRRLRSQCRRWAIPTLMFLAALPVYAQTGASPWENAVNALKTSFTGPIAQGLSLVAIVVGGLMFAYGEGQSKKMLAGIVFGIGMAIGAVNFMAWLFP; encoded by the coding sequence ATGCAACCCAGCCTTCCCACCAAACGGCTTCACTTCCGGCGATTGCGTTCGCAATGCCGGAGGTGGGCCATTCCAACGCTGATGTTCCTTGCCGCTCTGCCGGTCTACGCCCAGACCGGCGCTAGTCCATGGGAGAACGCGGTCAACGCCCTCAAGACCTCGTTCACTGGCCCCATCGCACAGGGTCTGTCGCTCGTGGCCATTGTCGTCGGAGGCCTGATGTTCGCCTACGGCGAAGGCCAGTCGAAGAAGATGCTCGCCGGCATCGTCTTCGGCATAGGCATGGCCATCGGCGCTGTGAACTTCATGGCCTGGCTCTTTCCGTAG
- the dcm gene encoding DNA cytosine methyltransferase, producing the protein MRYLSVCSGIEAVSVAWGPLGWQPAMFAEIDPFCCWLLCSRYGASRPIHMPSPHDAPTRKEAKQRAAAIRNIVALSAGGAVTNAGDFTKIGAEDAGAIDLLAGGTPCQSFSIAGKRAGLDDPRGNLTIEFARLAGRLRPLWLVWENVPGVLSIDDGRTFGAFLGMLVELGYGIAYRVLDAQYFGVPQRPRRVFVVGCLGSWRGAAAVLFERHSLSGYPPPRREARQGATGGVEVGPAGGRLTDTAPTIDAGCKDGFVRNQLGAGVLSSTDEISHCPNAGGMGRQDFETETLIAHALSADGFDAGEDGTGRGTSVVPVAICTAHTQSNGSGFSDDVAHTLESGGAQAVAFAQNSRDEVRLHGWDGRTVGALSAQPGAKQQSYVAFSAKVYGADADDVAPTLRSIGPDRSHANGGGQVAIAFAQNQEGDVLSGDVMQSLGTNSNATGRNAPTIAFTLHGSDGTASAASSTETAGSLRTRAPGSIENSSTTAVLQEQSVAWSGELTASTDVAGTLQRGGEGGRVDGVMTPQMAVRRLAPRECERLQGFPDDYTLVEYRGKMAADGPRYKALGNSMAVPVMHWIGKRIAAVDKVLRDRPGIERVQ; encoded by the coding sequence ATGAGGTATCTGTCCGTGTGTTCAGGCATTGAGGCTGTCTCGGTTGCGTGGGGCCCGTTGGGCTGGCAACCTGCCATGTTCGCGGAGATTGATCCTTTCTGTTGCTGGCTGCTGTGCTCGCGCTATGGCGCATCGCGGCCCATCCACATGCCCAGTCCGCACGATGCGCCCACACGGAAAGAGGCGAAGCAGCGCGCGGCAGCCATTCGCAACATCGTTGCTCTGTCTGCCGGAGGCGCCGTTACCAATGCCGGAGACTTCACAAAGATTGGAGCTGAGGATGCCGGAGCAATCGACCTTTTGGCCGGAGGAACACCTTGCCAATCTTTCTCCATCGCCGGTAAGCGAGCGGGACTGGATGACCCGCGTGGCAACCTCACCATCGAGTTTGCTCGACTTGCTGGTCGACTCCGGCCCCTATGGCTGGTGTGGGAGAACGTCCCCGGCGTCCTGTCGATCGATGACGGACGCACGTTTGGAGCCTTCCTCGGGATGCTGGTCGAACTCGGGTACGGGATCGCCTATAGAGTTCTGGACGCTCAGTATTTCGGAGTACCCCAGCGACCGCGCCGCGTCTTCGTTGTCGGATGTCTTGGAAGCTGGCGAGGTGCCGCAGCGGTATTATTTGAGCGCCACAGCCTGTCGGGGTATCCTCCGCCGCGCCGAGAAGCGCGGCAAGGAGCTACCGGAGGCGTTGAAGTCGGCCCTGCTGGCGGTCGCCTCACGGACACTGCCCCAACCATCGATGCCGGATGTAAGGACGGGTTCGTCCGCAATCAACTAGGCGCAGGAGTCCTCTCCTCCACCGATGAGATATCTCATTGCCCGAATGCTGGTGGCATGGGCAGGCAGGACTTCGAAACAGAAACACTGATCGCTCATGCGCTCTCAGCCGATGGCTTCGACGCGGGCGAGGACGGCACCGGGCGTGGAACGTCCGTCGTGCCGGTCGCCATCTGTACTGCGCATACCCAGTCGAATGGTAGCGGGTTCTCTGACGATGTTGCCCATACCTTGGAGAGTGGAGGGGCGCAGGCTGTCGCCTTTGCGCAGAACAGCCGGGACGAAGTACGACTGCATGGATGGGACGGAAGGACAGTCGGAGCGCTGTCTGCGCAACCGGGCGCGAAGCAGCAATCCTACGTCGCCTTCTCCGCAAAAGTTTATGGCGCTGACGCGGATGACGTCGCACCGACATTGCGCAGCATTGGGCCTGATCGGAGCCATGCCAACGGTGGCGGCCAGGTAGCGATCGCCTTCGCACAGAATCAGGAAGGAGATGTTCTCAGCGGCGATGTAATGCAGTCGCTCGGAACCAACTCCAATGCCACCGGACGCAACGCCCCGACGATTGCGTTCACGCTCCACGGCAGTGACGGCACCGCGAGTGCAGCCTCATCCACCGAAACCGCAGGAAGCCTCCGGACCCGTGCTCCGGGAAGCATCGAGAACAGCTCGACTACCGCGGTGCTCCAGGAACAGTCTGTCGCCTGGTCTGGAGAACTCACTGCATCGACCGATGTAGCGGGAACACTTCAGCGTGGCGGAGAGGGCGGGCGCGTCGATGGTGTTATGACGCCTCAGATGGCAGTGCGGCGATTGGCTCCACGCGAGTGCGAGCGATTACAGGGATTCCCAGACGATTACACGCTGGTCGAGTATCGCGGCAAGATGGCAGCCGATGGCCCTCGCTACAAAGCGCTCGGTAACTCGATGGCGGTTCCGGTCATGCATTGGATCGGGAAACGGATTGCAGCAGTCGATAAGGTCCTCCGCGACCGGCCCGGTATCGAGAGGGTCCAATGA
- a CDS encoding TrbG/VirB9 family P-type conjugative transfer protein: MPSAPIIPLLLGLAATVAHGQQTTARIVKYHANDIVNVRGKMSYTTLIQLPPTEKILDAATGDKDFWIVDTVGNYCFVHPAKAGIHSSLDLITDRGSIYSFTLDEAGPADPDLKIVIEPSDQSLFAAGNAGKLVSASEVIAAQEQARLAQTHAASAVEQFRADYPVKALKFDYTYRTESPFDVSAIYHDDKFTYIKSSASEKFSIYELKDKKPDLITFQLLDGTYVIPTVVDHGYLEIGKHKLSFDHKDK; this comes from the coding sequence ATGCCTTCTGCACCCATCATCCCTCTTCTACTCGGCCTTGCTGCAACCGTCGCTCACGGCCAGCAGACCACCGCCCGCATCGTCAAATACCACGCCAACGACATCGTGAATGTCCGCGGCAAGATGAGCTACACAACACTCATTCAGCTTCCGCCAACAGAGAAGATTCTGGATGCAGCCACCGGCGACAAAGACTTCTGGATCGTCGATACGGTCGGAAACTATTGCTTTGTGCATCCTGCGAAGGCTGGCATCCACTCCAGCCTGGACCTGATTACCGACAGGGGCAGCATCTATTCATTCACCCTCGATGAAGCCGGGCCCGCCGATCCCGACCTGAAGATCGTTATCGAGCCGTCCGACCAGTCCTTATTTGCCGCCGGCAACGCAGGCAAGCTGGTCTCCGCGTCGGAAGTGATTGCTGCTCAGGAGCAGGCGCGACTTGCCCAGACTCATGCAGCGAGTGCCGTCGAACAGTTCCGCGCCGACTATCCGGTCAAGGCTTTGAAGTTTGACTACACCTACCGCACCGAGAGCCCTTTCGATGTCTCGGCGATCTATCACGATGACAAGTTCACCTACATCAAGTCGTCGGCGTCAGAGAAGTTCTCCATCTACGAGCTGAAGGATAAGAAGCCCGACCTGATCACCTTCCAGCTGCTCGACGGCACCTATGTCATCCCCACTGTGGTCGATCACGGCTACCTCGAGATCGGCAAACACAAGCTCAGCTTCGACCACAAAGACAAATAG
- a CDS encoding helix-turn-helix domain-containing protein: MQKQEDDQMKAAEIFEPLLDSQQAAELMRVHPETVKRRARRGEIPGLKFGKLWRFRASGLEGYIRNLMQ; the protein is encoded by the coding sequence ATGCAAAAGCAAGAAGACGATCAGATGAAGGCGGCCGAGATCTTCGAGCCTTTACTGGACAGCCAGCAGGCTGCGGAACTAATGCGTGTGCATCCCGAGACGGTAAAGCGAAGAGCACGGCGAGGGGAGATTCCCGGCCTCAAATTCGGGAAATTATGGCGTTTTCGCGCCTCCGGCCTGGAGGGCTATATCCGCAATTTAATGCAGTAA